One genomic segment of Vulpes vulpes isolate BD-2025 chromosome 2, VulVul3, whole genome shotgun sequence includes these proteins:
- the LOC112918091 gene encoding large ribosomal subunit protein eL31-like, whose translation MAPAKKGGEKKKGRSAINEVVTREYTINTHKRIHGVGFKKRAPRALKEIRKFAMKEMGTPDVHIDTRLNKAVWAKGIRNVPYRIRVRLSRKRNKDEDSPNKLYTLVTYVPVTTFKNLQTVNVDEN comes from the coding sequence ATGGCTCCCGCAAAGAAGGGTGGCGAGAAGAAGAAGGGCCGTTCTGCCATCAACGAGGTAGTGACCAGAGAATACACCATCAACACTCACAAACGTATCCAtggagtgggtttcaagaagcGTGCCCCTCGGGCACTCAAAGAGATCCGGAAAtttgccatgaaggagatgggaactccagatgtgcacattgacaccaggctcaacaaagctgtctgggccaaaggaataaggaatgttccataccGTATCCGTGTGCGGTTGTCCAGAAAACGTAACAAGGATGAAgattcaccaaacaagctctacaCGCTGGTTACCTACGTAcctgtcaccactttcaaaaatctacagactgttaatgtggatgagaactaa
- the LOC112918090 gene encoding C-C motif chemokine 4, which produces MKLCVTVLSLLVLVAAFCSPALSAPMGSDPPTACCFSYTLRKIPRNFVADYFETSSLCSQPAVVFQTRRGRQVCANPSEPWVQEYMDDLELN; this is translated from the exons ATGAAGCTCTGTGTGACCGTCCTTTCTCTCCTTGTGCTagtggctgccttctgctccccaGCGCTCTCAGCACCAA TGGGTTCAGACCCTCCTACCGCCTGCTGCTTCTCTTACACCCTGCGGAAGATTCCTCGCAACTTTGTGGCAGATTACTTTGAGACCAGCAGCCTCTGCTCCCAGCCAGCTGTGGT ATTCCAAACCAGAAGGGGCAGACAAGTCTGTGCTAATCCCAGTGAGCCCTGGGTCCAGGAATACATGGATGATCTGGAACTGAACTGA
- the LOC112918092 gene encoding C-C motif chemokine 3, translating into MKVPGAALAVLLCTMSLCSQVFSAPFGADTPIACCFSYVSKQIPRNFIVDCFETSSQCSKPGIIFQTRKGRQACANPSEAWVQEYVADLKLKA; encoded by the exons ATGAAggtccccggggctgccctcgccGTCCTCCTCTGCACCATGTCCCTCTGCAGCCAGGTCTTCTCTGCACCAT TTGGTGCTGACACCCCAatagcctgctgcttctcctacGTCTCCAAGCAGATTCCACGCAATTTCATAGTCGACTGCTTTGAGACCAGCAGCCAATGCTCCAAGCCCGGTATTAT CTTCCAAACCAGAAAAGGCCGCCAGGCCTGTGCCAACCCCAGTGAGGCCTGGGTCCAGGAATATGTGGCCGATCTGAAGCTGAAAGCCTGA